In Bombus vancouverensis nearcticus chromosome 1, iyBomVanc1_principal, whole genome shotgun sequence, a single genomic region encodes these proteins:
- the Eps-15 gene encoding epidermal growth factor receptor pathway substrate 15 isoform X1 has translation MAALPSPTQVAGSHTAIYEAYYNQVDPNGYGRIGAMEAARFLKKSQLSDVVLSKIWDMADPQSRGSLDKSGLFVALKLCALAQAGRDLSMSNLNIELPPPKMGDIPVISQKNIVNTVPVITSVSNGDWSIKPSERAKYDQLFDSLQPSNGYIPGNKVKDVLMDSKLPLDTLGKIWDLADMDKDGMLDRHEFVVAVHLVYKALEKYAIPSVLPPELMPPAKRKDSTTPVPKSPAPIAVITTVPPSIPPLPNVPPVKSMVGLDTVKTNVQWVVSSEDQIVADKLFLQADLDMDGYVSGIEIKDVFLQSGLPQTVLAHIWSLCDTCQSGKLNKEQFALAMWLIKQKLRGVEPPTALSPDMIPPSMRKPTESVVENNNVSGYSNPELDMISKDIAELVKERQSMEQDIAQKEADIKIKNGEIKSLQSELDTLAATLKQLENQKGEAQKRLNDLKAQKTEVDKDLSEVEQKIREEQKKVDKLRQQAEEQESVLRAQEEELNFKRQELEGLRQEEQQLEQQQNKSRDQLNELTKNLQDTQLQICQAKAKITHLQEQQRQMSDAIALYDSALATGDATLVPDTSLQFNPEIENLEYEKTSEEDKIQNKKNVQFSNTNGATMDGFEQDPFAEPFNNASTPDPFGSAFSSPNTTGGGGGGGAGGFTSDPFSVFDDSNAVVKQDPFDPFGDGKRNDTKATTTTSATKDPFGDDPFANLHAPPRPESPSPALPPKKAKQPPPRPAPPRPSQGPTGPLRAAPAPPTPSPTPDPFANAFSAQQGIIDNNNSNNFNTSTGFADFANFDSKPEPTLTRTAPPRPTSRTHTVSTVTPKLPDFTEDPFRDYRYEDPFNIPDPFADDAEDHNANKSETTAGNVDPFSYGTTSVLSRKNSFTKSFDIDFSNTFPLTKSKFEKDNAKFDTDFVKAFSDDNRNIKAIDSAFSNFKIKTVDIDEAFSTKNEKSARRHGQDLAHNRSKTTFNDKKSKNDMGKIWNGNNAAPPLSLSEEEQFVWASQQSLKTEEERRKRKQQEEAELALALELSKQEKSGKL, from the exons ATGGCCGCCCTGCCATCACCCACGCag GTGGCTGGAAGCCATACTGCTATATATGAAGCTTATTATAACCAG GTGGATCCAAATGGATATGGACGAATTGGTGCGATGGAAGCTGCAAGATTTCTTAAGAAATCCCAGCTGAGTGATGTTGTACTAAGTAAGATATGGGATATGGCAGATCCACAATCACGTGGATCATTAGACAAATCTGGTCTTTTTGTTGCTCTCAAACTTTGTGCATTAGCCCAAGCAGGAAGAGACCTTAGTATGtcaaatttaaatatagaatTGCCACCTCCAAAAATG ggTGATATTCCTGTAATATCtcaaaaaaatatagtaaatactGTACCAGTAATAACATCTGTCAGTAACGGAGATTGGTCTATTAAACCTTCAGAAAGAGCCAAATATGATCAACTTTTTGACAGCTTGCAACCTTCAAATGGATATATACCTGGGAATAAAGTAAAGGATGTTCTTATGGATAGTAAACTTCCTTTAGATACACTTGGAAAGATTTGGGATCTTGCAGATATGGATAAAGATGGTATGCTGGATAGACATGAATTTGTTGTT GCTGTGCATTTAGTGTATAAAGCTTTAGAGAAATATGCTATACCAAGTGTACTTCCACCAGAATTAATGCCACCGGCAAAAAGGAAAGATTCTACAACACCAGTACCAAAATCTCCTGCGCCAATTGCTGTAATTACAACAGTTCCACCATCTATTCCACCTCTACCTAATGTACCTCCAGTGAAGAGCATGGTTGGTTTGGATACAGTAAAG acgAATGTACAGTGGGTAGTTTCATCTGAGGATCAAATAGTAGCAGACAAACTATTTTTGCAAGCTGATCTAGATATGGATGGGTATGTCTCAGGTATTGAAATCAAAGATGTCTTCCTTCAAAGTGGACTTCCACAGACTGTCTTAGCTCATATAtg gAGTCTTTGCGACACATGTCAAAGTGGAAAGTTAAATAAAGAACAATTTGCTCTAGCTATGTGGCTTATTAAACAAAAACTGAGGGGTGTTGAACCACCCACAGCTTTGAGCCCTGATATGATACCACCATCCATGCGGAAACCAACAGAATCTGTTGTG GAAAACAATAATGTCTCTGGTTATTCAAACCCAGAATTGGACATGATAAGTAAAGACATAGCGGAACTTGTAAAAGAGAGGCAAAGTATGGAACAAGATATAGCACAAAAGGAAGCTGATATTAAGATAAAGAATGGTGAAATTAAAAGTTTACAGAGCGAACTGGATACACTTGCTGCTACATTAAAACAATTAGAAAATCAGAAAGGTGAAGCACAAAAGCGATTGAATGATTTAAAAGCTcag AAGACAGAAGTAGATAAAGATTTGAGTGAGGTCGAGCAGAAGATACGTGAAGAACAGAAAAAG GTTGATAAATTGCGTCAACAAGCAGAAGAGCAAGAATCGGTGTTGCGTGCTCAAGAAGAAGAACTGAATTTTAAACGACAAGAATTGGAAGGCTTGAGACAAGAAGAACAGCAGTTAGAACAGCAACAAAATAAAAGCAGGGACCAATTAAATGAACTCACTAAAAATTTGCAGGATACACAGTTGCAAATTTGTCAAGCAAAAGCAAAAATCACTCATTTACAAGAACAACAACGGCAAATGAGTGATGCAATTGCACTTTATGACTCTGCACTTGCAACTGGGGATGCCACACTTGTACCTGATACTAGTCTGCAATTTAATCCCGAAATTGAAAACTTAGA ATACGAGAAAACAAGCGAAGAAGATAAGattcaaaataagaaaaacgttCAATTTTCTAATACAAATGGAGCAACAATGGATGGGTTTGAACAAGATCCTTTTGCAGAACCATTTAATAATGCATCAACACCGGATCCATTTGGAAGTGCATTTTCATCTCCAAATACTACT ggaggaggaggaggaggaggagcagGGGGATTCACATCTGACCCATTTAGTGTATTTGATGATAGCAATGCTGTTGTGAAACAAGATCCATTTGATCCATTTGGAGATGGAAAAAGAAATGATACTAAAGCTACCACTACAACATCA GCGACAAAAGATCCATTTGGAGATGATCCATTCGCAAATCTTCATGCACCACCTCGACCAGAAAGTCCTAGTCCTGCTCTCCCTCCTAAAAAAGCAAAACAACCTCCACCACGACCAGCACCTCCTCGACCGTCTCAAGGACCTACCGGTCCTCTACGAGCAGCACCGGCACCGCCTACACCTTCTCCTACACCTGATCCCTTTGCAAATGCTTTCTCTGCTCAACAAGGCATAATAGATAACAACAACAGTAATAATTTTAATACGTCTACTGGATTTGCAGATTTTGCTAATTTTGATTCTAAG CCGGAACCAACACTGACTCGAACGGCACCACCCAGACCAACCAGCAGAACACATACAGTATCAACGGTAACTCCAAAGCTGCCGGATTTCACGGAAGATCCCTTCAGAGACTATCGATACGAAGATCCCTTTAACATACCAGATCCTTTCGCCGATGATGCAGAAGATCATAACGCGAATAAGAGTGAAACAACGGCTGGCAACGTGGATCCATTTAGTTACGGAACAACCTCGGTACTCTCTCGTAAAAATTCGTTCACCAAAAGCTTCGATATTGATTTCTCAAATACTTTTCCTCTGACTAAAAGCAAGTTTGAGAAAGACAATGCTAAATTCGATACTGATTTCGTGAAAGCATTCTCTGACGACAACAGAAATATAAAAGCCATCGACTCTGCGTTTTCAAACTTCAAGATAAAAACGGTAGACATAGATGAAGCATTTTCCACCAAGAATGAAAAATCTGCCAGAAGGCACGGACAAGATTTAGCACACAATAGATCTAAAACTACTTTTAACGATAAAAAATCGAAAAATGACATGGGTAAAATTTGGAACGGTAACAATGCAGCACCACCTCTCTCGTTAAGCGAAGAAGAGCAATTTGTTTGGGCATCTCAACAAAGCTTAAAGACCGAGGAGGAAAGGCGTAAGCGTAAACAGCAAGAAGAGGCTGAATTAGCTTTAGCCCTTGAACTAAGTAAGCAAGAAAAATCCGggaaattgtaa
- the Eps-15 gene encoding epidermal growth factor receptor pathway substrate 15 isoform X2 produces the protein MAALPSPTQVAGSHTAIYEAYYNQVDPNGYGRIGAMEAARFLKKSQLSDVVLSKIWDMADPQSRGSLDKSGLFVALKLCALAQAGRDLSMSNLNIELPPPKMGDIPVISQKNIVNTVPVITSVSNGDWSIKPSERAKYDQLFDSLQPSNGYIPGNKVKDVLMDSKLPLDTLGKIWDLADMDKDGMLDRHEFVVAVHLVYKALEKYAIPSVLPPELMPPAKRKDSTTPVPKSPAPIAVITTVPPSIPPLPNVPPVKSMVGLDTVKWVVSSEDQIVADKLFLQADLDMDGYVSGIEIKDVFLQSGLPQTVLAHIWSLCDTCQSGKLNKEQFALAMWLIKQKLRGVEPPTALSPDMIPPSMRKPTESVVENNNVSGYSNPELDMISKDIAELVKERQSMEQDIAQKEADIKIKNGEIKSLQSELDTLAATLKQLENQKGEAQKRLNDLKAQKTEVDKDLSEVEQKIREEQKKVDKLRQQAEEQESVLRAQEEELNFKRQELEGLRQEEQQLEQQQNKSRDQLNELTKNLQDTQLQICQAKAKITHLQEQQRQMSDAIALYDSALATGDATLVPDTSLQFNPEIENLEYEKTSEEDKIQNKKNVQFSNTNGATMDGFEQDPFAEPFNNASTPDPFGSAFSSPNTTGGGGGGGAGGFTSDPFSVFDDSNAVVKQDPFDPFGDGKRNDTKATTTTSATKDPFGDDPFANLHAPPRPESPSPALPPKKAKQPPPRPAPPRPSQGPTGPLRAAPAPPTPSPTPDPFANAFSAQQGIIDNNNSNNFNTSTGFADFANFDSKPEPTLTRTAPPRPTSRTHTVSTVTPKLPDFTEDPFRDYRYEDPFNIPDPFADDAEDHNANKSETTAGNVDPFSYGTTSVLSRKNSFTKSFDIDFSNTFPLTKSKFEKDNAKFDTDFVKAFSDDNRNIKAIDSAFSNFKIKTVDIDEAFSTKNEKSARRHGQDLAHNRSKTTFNDKKSKNDMGKIWNGNNAAPPLSLSEEEQFVWASQQSLKTEEERRKRKQQEEAELALALELSKQEKSGKL, from the exons ATGGCCGCCCTGCCATCACCCACGCag GTGGCTGGAAGCCATACTGCTATATATGAAGCTTATTATAACCAG GTGGATCCAAATGGATATGGACGAATTGGTGCGATGGAAGCTGCAAGATTTCTTAAGAAATCCCAGCTGAGTGATGTTGTACTAAGTAAGATATGGGATATGGCAGATCCACAATCACGTGGATCATTAGACAAATCTGGTCTTTTTGTTGCTCTCAAACTTTGTGCATTAGCCCAAGCAGGAAGAGACCTTAGTATGtcaaatttaaatatagaatTGCCACCTCCAAAAATG ggTGATATTCCTGTAATATCtcaaaaaaatatagtaaatactGTACCAGTAATAACATCTGTCAGTAACGGAGATTGGTCTATTAAACCTTCAGAAAGAGCCAAATATGATCAACTTTTTGACAGCTTGCAACCTTCAAATGGATATATACCTGGGAATAAAGTAAAGGATGTTCTTATGGATAGTAAACTTCCTTTAGATACACTTGGAAAGATTTGGGATCTTGCAGATATGGATAAAGATGGTATGCTGGATAGACATGAATTTGTTGTT GCTGTGCATTTAGTGTATAAAGCTTTAGAGAAATATGCTATACCAAGTGTACTTCCACCAGAATTAATGCCACCGGCAAAAAGGAAAGATTCTACAACACCAGTACCAAAATCTCCTGCGCCAATTGCTGTAATTACAACAGTTCCACCATCTATTCCACCTCTACCTAATGTACCTCCAGTGAAGAGCATGGTTGGTTTGGATACAGTAAAG TGGGTAGTTTCATCTGAGGATCAAATAGTAGCAGACAAACTATTTTTGCAAGCTGATCTAGATATGGATGGGTATGTCTCAGGTATTGAAATCAAAGATGTCTTCCTTCAAAGTGGACTTCCACAGACTGTCTTAGCTCATATAtg gAGTCTTTGCGACACATGTCAAAGTGGAAAGTTAAATAAAGAACAATTTGCTCTAGCTATGTGGCTTATTAAACAAAAACTGAGGGGTGTTGAACCACCCACAGCTTTGAGCCCTGATATGATACCACCATCCATGCGGAAACCAACAGAATCTGTTGTG GAAAACAATAATGTCTCTGGTTATTCAAACCCAGAATTGGACATGATAAGTAAAGACATAGCGGAACTTGTAAAAGAGAGGCAAAGTATGGAACAAGATATAGCACAAAAGGAAGCTGATATTAAGATAAAGAATGGTGAAATTAAAAGTTTACAGAGCGAACTGGATACACTTGCTGCTACATTAAAACAATTAGAAAATCAGAAAGGTGAAGCACAAAAGCGATTGAATGATTTAAAAGCTcag AAGACAGAAGTAGATAAAGATTTGAGTGAGGTCGAGCAGAAGATACGTGAAGAACAGAAAAAG GTTGATAAATTGCGTCAACAAGCAGAAGAGCAAGAATCGGTGTTGCGTGCTCAAGAAGAAGAACTGAATTTTAAACGACAAGAATTGGAAGGCTTGAGACAAGAAGAACAGCAGTTAGAACAGCAACAAAATAAAAGCAGGGACCAATTAAATGAACTCACTAAAAATTTGCAGGATACACAGTTGCAAATTTGTCAAGCAAAAGCAAAAATCACTCATTTACAAGAACAACAACGGCAAATGAGTGATGCAATTGCACTTTATGACTCTGCACTTGCAACTGGGGATGCCACACTTGTACCTGATACTAGTCTGCAATTTAATCCCGAAATTGAAAACTTAGA ATACGAGAAAACAAGCGAAGAAGATAAGattcaaaataagaaaaacgttCAATTTTCTAATACAAATGGAGCAACAATGGATGGGTTTGAACAAGATCCTTTTGCAGAACCATTTAATAATGCATCAACACCGGATCCATTTGGAAGTGCATTTTCATCTCCAAATACTACT ggaggaggaggaggaggaggagcagGGGGATTCACATCTGACCCATTTAGTGTATTTGATGATAGCAATGCTGTTGTGAAACAAGATCCATTTGATCCATTTGGAGATGGAAAAAGAAATGATACTAAAGCTACCACTACAACATCA GCGACAAAAGATCCATTTGGAGATGATCCATTCGCAAATCTTCATGCACCACCTCGACCAGAAAGTCCTAGTCCTGCTCTCCCTCCTAAAAAAGCAAAACAACCTCCACCACGACCAGCACCTCCTCGACCGTCTCAAGGACCTACCGGTCCTCTACGAGCAGCACCGGCACCGCCTACACCTTCTCCTACACCTGATCCCTTTGCAAATGCTTTCTCTGCTCAACAAGGCATAATAGATAACAACAACAGTAATAATTTTAATACGTCTACTGGATTTGCAGATTTTGCTAATTTTGATTCTAAG CCGGAACCAACACTGACTCGAACGGCACCACCCAGACCAACCAGCAGAACACATACAGTATCAACGGTAACTCCAAAGCTGCCGGATTTCACGGAAGATCCCTTCAGAGACTATCGATACGAAGATCCCTTTAACATACCAGATCCTTTCGCCGATGATGCAGAAGATCATAACGCGAATAAGAGTGAAACAACGGCTGGCAACGTGGATCCATTTAGTTACGGAACAACCTCGGTACTCTCTCGTAAAAATTCGTTCACCAAAAGCTTCGATATTGATTTCTCAAATACTTTTCCTCTGACTAAAAGCAAGTTTGAGAAAGACAATGCTAAATTCGATACTGATTTCGTGAAAGCATTCTCTGACGACAACAGAAATATAAAAGCCATCGACTCTGCGTTTTCAAACTTCAAGATAAAAACGGTAGACATAGATGAAGCATTTTCCACCAAGAATGAAAAATCTGCCAGAAGGCACGGACAAGATTTAGCACACAATAGATCTAAAACTACTTTTAACGATAAAAAATCGAAAAATGACATGGGTAAAATTTGGAACGGTAACAATGCAGCACCACCTCTCTCGTTAAGCGAAGAAGAGCAATTTGTTTGGGCATCTCAACAAAGCTTAAAGACCGAGGAGGAAAGGCGTAAGCGTAAACAGCAAGAAGAGGCTGAATTAGCTTTAGCCCTTGAACTAAGTAAGCAAGAAAAATCCGggaaattgtaa
- the Eps-15 gene encoding epidermal growth factor receptor pathway substrate 15 isoform X3: MAALPSPTQVAGSHTAIYEAYYNQVDPNGYGRIGAMEAARFLKKSQLSDVVLSKIWDMADPQSRGSLDKSGLFVALKLCALAQAGRDLSMSNLNIELPPPKMGDIPVISQKNIVNTVPVITSVSNGDWSIKPSERAKYDQLFDSLQPSNGYIPGNKVKDVLMDSKLPLDTLGKIWDLADMDKDGMLDRHEFVVAVHLVYKALEKYAIPSVLPPELMPPAKRKDSTTPVPKSPAPIAVITTVPPSIPPLPNVPPVKSMVGLDTVKTNVQWVVSSEDQIVADKLFLQADLDMDGYVSGIEIKDVFLQSGLPQTVLAHIWSLCDTCQSGKLNKEQFALAMWLIKQKLRGVEPPTALSPDMIPPSMRKPTESVVENNNVSGYSNPELDMISKDIAELVKERQSMEQDIAQKEADIKIKNGEIKSLQSELDTLAATLKQLENQKGEAQKRLNDLKAQVDKLRQQAEEQESVLRAQEEELNFKRQELEGLRQEEQQLEQQQNKSRDQLNELTKNLQDTQLQICQAKAKITHLQEQQRQMSDAIALYDSALATGDATLVPDTSLQFNPEIENLEYEKTSEEDKIQNKKNVQFSNTNGATMDGFEQDPFAEPFNNASTPDPFGSAFSSPNTTGGGGGGGAGGFTSDPFSVFDDSNAVVKQDPFDPFGDGKRNDTKATTTTSATKDPFGDDPFANLHAPPRPESPSPALPPKKAKQPPPRPAPPRPSQGPTGPLRAAPAPPTPSPTPDPFANAFSAQQGIIDNNNSNNFNTSTGFADFANFDSKPEPTLTRTAPPRPTSRTHTVSTVTPKLPDFTEDPFRDYRYEDPFNIPDPFADDAEDHNANKSETTAGNVDPFSYGTTSVLSRKNSFTKSFDIDFSNTFPLTKSKFEKDNAKFDTDFVKAFSDDNRNIKAIDSAFSNFKIKTVDIDEAFSTKNEKSARRHGQDLAHNRSKTTFNDKKSKNDMGKIWNGNNAAPPLSLSEEEQFVWASQQSLKTEEERRKRKQQEEAELALALELSKQEKSGKL, from the exons ATGGCCGCCCTGCCATCACCCACGCag GTGGCTGGAAGCCATACTGCTATATATGAAGCTTATTATAACCAG GTGGATCCAAATGGATATGGACGAATTGGTGCGATGGAAGCTGCAAGATTTCTTAAGAAATCCCAGCTGAGTGATGTTGTACTAAGTAAGATATGGGATATGGCAGATCCACAATCACGTGGATCATTAGACAAATCTGGTCTTTTTGTTGCTCTCAAACTTTGTGCATTAGCCCAAGCAGGAAGAGACCTTAGTATGtcaaatttaaatatagaatTGCCACCTCCAAAAATG ggTGATATTCCTGTAATATCtcaaaaaaatatagtaaatactGTACCAGTAATAACATCTGTCAGTAACGGAGATTGGTCTATTAAACCTTCAGAAAGAGCCAAATATGATCAACTTTTTGACAGCTTGCAACCTTCAAATGGATATATACCTGGGAATAAAGTAAAGGATGTTCTTATGGATAGTAAACTTCCTTTAGATACACTTGGAAAGATTTGGGATCTTGCAGATATGGATAAAGATGGTATGCTGGATAGACATGAATTTGTTGTT GCTGTGCATTTAGTGTATAAAGCTTTAGAGAAATATGCTATACCAAGTGTACTTCCACCAGAATTAATGCCACCGGCAAAAAGGAAAGATTCTACAACACCAGTACCAAAATCTCCTGCGCCAATTGCTGTAATTACAACAGTTCCACCATCTATTCCACCTCTACCTAATGTACCTCCAGTGAAGAGCATGGTTGGTTTGGATACAGTAAAG acgAATGTACAGTGGGTAGTTTCATCTGAGGATCAAATAGTAGCAGACAAACTATTTTTGCAAGCTGATCTAGATATGGATGGGTATGTCTCAGGTATTGAAATCAAAGATGTCTTCCTTCAAAGTGGACTTCCACAGACTGTCTTAGCTCATATAtg gAGTCTTTGCGACACATGTCAAAGTGGAAAGTTAAATAAAGAACAATTTGCTCTAGCTATGTGGCTTATTAAACAAAAACTGAGGGGTGTTGAACCACCCACAGCTTTGAGCCCTGATATGATACCACCATCCATGCGGAAACCAACAGAATCTGTTGTG GAAAACAATAATGTCTCTGGTTATTCAAACCCAGAATTGGACATGATAAGTAAAGACATAGCGGAACTTGTAAAAGAGAGGCAAAGTATGGAACAAGATATAGCACAAAAGGAAGCTGATATTAAGATAAAGAATGGTGAAATTAAAAGTTTACAGAGCGAACTGGATACACTTGCTGCTACATTAAAACAATTAGAAAATCAGAAAGGTGAAGCACAAAAGCGATTGAATGATTTAAAAGCTcag GTTGATAAATTGCGTCAACAAGCAGAAGAGCAAGAATCGGTGTTGCGTGCTCAAGAAGAAGAACTGAATTTTAAACGACAAGAATTGGAAGGCTTGAGACAAGAAGAACAGCAGTTAGAACAGCAACAAAATAAAAGCAGGGACCAATTAAATGAACTCACTAAAAATTTGCAGGATACACAGTTGCAAATTTGTCAAGCAAAAGCAAAAATCACTCATTTACAAGAACAACAACGGCAAATGAGTGATGCAATTGCACTTTATGACTCTGCACTTGCAACTGGGGATGCCACACTTGTACCTGATACTAGTCTGCAATTTAATCCCGAAATTGAAAACTTAGA ATACGAGAAAACAAGCGAAGAAGATAAGattcaaaataagaaaaacgttCAATTTTCTAATACAAATGGAGCAACAATGGATGGGTTTGAACAAGATCCTTTTGCAGAACCATTTAATAATGCATCAACACCGGATCCATTTGGAAGTGCATTTTCATCTCCAAATACTACT ggaggaggaggaggaggaggagcagGGGGATTCACATCTGACCCATTTAGTGTATTTGATGATAGCAATGCTGTTGTGAAACAAGATCCATTTGATCCATTTGGAGATGGAAAAAGAAATGATACTAAAGCTACCACTACAACATCA GCGACAAAAGATCCATTTGGAGATGATCCATTCGCAAATCTTCATGCACCACCTCGACCAGAAAGTCCTAGTCCTGCTCTCCCTCCTAAAAAAGCAAAACAACCTCCACCACGACCAGCACCTCCTCGACCGTCTCAAGGACCTACCGGTCCTCTACGAGCAGCACCGGCACCGCCTACACCTTCTCCTACACCTGATCCCTTTGCAAATGCTTTCTCTGCTCAACAAGGCATAATAGATAACAACAACAGTAATAATTTTAATACGTCTACTGGATTTGCAGATTTTGCTAATTTTGATTCTAAG CCGGAACCAACACTGACTCGAACGGCACCACCCAGACCAACCAGCAGAACACATACAGTATCAACGGTAACTCCAAAGCTGCCGGATTTCACGGAAGATCCCTTCAGAGACTATCGATACGAAGATCCCTTTAACATACCAGATCCTTTCGCCGATGATGCAGAAGATCATAACGCGAATAAGAGTGAAACAACGGCTGGCAACGTGGATCCATTTAGTTACGGAACAACCTCGGTACTCTCTCGTAAAAATTCGTTCACCAAAAGCTTCGATATTGATTTCTCAAATACTTTTCCTCTGACTAAAAGCAAGTTTGAGAAAGACAATGCTAAATTCGATACTGATTTCGTGAAAGCATTCTCTGACGACAACAGAAATATAAAAGCCATCGACTCTGCGTTTTCAAACTTCAAGATAAAAACGGTAGACATAGATGAAGCATTTTCCACCAAGAATGAAAAATCTGCCAGAAGGCACGGACAAGATTTAGCACACAATAGATCTAAAACTACTTTTAACGATAAAAAATCGAAAAATGACATGGGTAAAATTTGGAACGGTAACAATGCAGCACCACCTCTCTCGTTAAGCGAAGAAGAGCAATTTGTTTGGGCATCTCAACAAAGCTTAAAGACCGAGGAGGAAAGGCGTAAGCGTAAACAGCAAGAAGAGGCTGAATTAGCTTTAGCCCTTGAACTAAGTAAGCAAGAAAAATCCGggaaattgtaa